From Thermoplasmata archaeon, a single genomic window includes:
- the gcvH gene encoding glycine cleavage system protein GcvH, with protein sequence MEIKQGLKYAKTHEWVQVTGSSAKIGISDYAQQQLTDIVYMELPDKGAKIKKGQTFGVLESVKAVEDIYAPVSGTVLQKNQKVIDNPDLLNNDPYNAWLIEIKLDNDNELNELMDDKAYTQFLATQKH encoded by the coding sequence ATGGAAATAAAACAGGGATTAAAATATGCAAAAACTCATGAATGGGTGCAGGTTACAGGATCAAGTGCCAAGATTGGCATATCAGACTATGCACAGCAACAGTTGACTGATATAGTATACATGGAGCTTCCTGATAAAGGTGCAAAAATTAAGAAAGGTCAGACTTTTGGAGTGCTTGAGTCTGTAAAAGCAGTTGAAGATATATATGCACCAGTGTCTGGAACTGTGCTGCAGAAAAATCAAAAAGTTATAGACAATCCAGATTTATTAAATAACGATCCTTATAACGCGTGGCTTATAGAGATCAAACTCGATAACGATAATGAGCTGAATGAGCTTATGGATGACAAGGCTTACACACAGTTCTTGGCTACTCAAAAACATTAA
- a CDS encoding RlmE family RNA methyltransferase, whose product MKRQDLYYKLSKKEHYRSRAAYKLLQLDARFFIFKRGQTVLELGSSPGGWSQVAAEKIGKEGFLVGVDIKPVKKLEGAVFIKHDIMEDSVIYEIVKVLKSNNKNERVQVIISDMAPHTSGNKSIDHVKSIALAERAWFLATNLLQKNGHMIVKVFNGDLLQSFRKELEKHFVFCKINVPEATREGSSEVYIICKKFKGVEEYHPAVLSP is encoded by the coding sequence ATGAAGAGACAGGATTTATACTACAAACTTTCAAAAAAAGAGCATTATCGATCTCGGGCAGCGTACAAGCTGTTACAGCTTGATGCCCGCTTTTTTATTTTTAAGAGAGGGCAGACAGTACTGGAGCTAGGTTCTTCACCAGGAGGCTGGAGCCAGGTTGCGGCAGAAAAAATTGGAAAAGAGGGGTTTTTGGTGGGTGTGGATATTAAACCTGTTAAGAAACTAGAAGGTGCAGTGTTCATTAAACATGACATAATGGAAGATAGTGTCATATATGAAATTGTAAAGGTCTTGAAAAGCAACAATAAAAATGAGAGAGTGCAAGTAATTATCTCTGATATGGCCCCGCATACCTCTGGAAACAAATCGATAGATCACGTAAAATCGATAGCTTTAGCAGAACGTGCATGGTTTTTAGCAACTAATCTGTTACAAAAGAATGGACATATGATAGTTAAAGTTTTTAATGGAGATCTTCTCCAGAGCTTCAGAAAAGAGCTAGAAAAACATTTTGTCTTCTGTAAAATAAACGTTCCGGAAGCTACCAGAGAAGGCAGCAGCGAAGTGTATATTATCTGCAAAAAATTTAAAGGAGTTGAAGAGTACCATCCAGCCGTTCTATCTCCATGA
- a CDS encoding transcriptional regulator, whose amino-acid sequence MFTREELIEQISRFLVNENFKVSVQMFRGTCYDILAKRDQDFYIIKVFLNVDTIKIEIAEELKLLANFLGAKPLVIGLRSGSGNLEDSVVYSRHGLPILSFKTFYEYVKDIIYPISFAAPGGFYVKINNRLLKEVRESKDISLGELARVGRVSRRTILMYEEGESATSIDVVIKLEEYLEVPLIEDLDPFKYQEKPKDFNKFIAPDDDFKEEISNIFEVVGGRIYYTKHSKIDAITTYLNDTYLTGLLNQKEDLKTKSEDLAKISKITEKESFLISRFKDESVFKASVPVISIRDIMNVKKNISIKAILEEHKL is encoded by the coding sequence ATGTTTACGAGAGAAGAACTGATAGAACAAATTTCGAGATTTTTAGTTAATGAGAATTTTAAGGTATCTGTTCAAATGTTTCGTGGTACCTGTTACGATATTCTAGCAAAGCGAGATCAGGACTTTTATATAATAAAAGTGTTTTTAAATGTGGATACCATCAAAATAGAGATTGCAGAGGAGCTAAAGCTCTTAGCGAATTTTTTGGGCGCTAAACCGTTAGTTATAGGTCTTAGATCCGGATCTGGGAACTTGGAAGATTCAGTTGTATATTCTAGGCACGGGCTTCCTATCCTGTCATTTAAGACATTCTACGAGTACGTAAAAGATATAATATACCCCATTTCATTTGCTGCTCCTGGCGGATTTTATGTTAAAATTAACAATCGTTTGTTAAAGGAAGTAAGAGAAAGTAAAGATATATCATTAGGAGAACTTGCACGCGTGGGAAGAGTATCTAGAAGAACGATATTGATGTATGAAGAGGGAGAAAGCGCAACATCCATAGATGTAGTCATTAAACTTGAAGAATATTTGGAAGTGCCTTTAATTGAAGACTTAGATCCGTTCAAGTACCAGGAAAAACCTAAAGATTTTAATAAATTTATCGCTCCGGACGACGATTTTAAAGAAGAAATATCAAACATATTCGAAGTTGTAGGTGGCAGAATTTACTATACCAAACACTCTAAGATAGACGCGATCACCACGTATCTGAACGATACTTATTTAACAGGGCTATTAAACCAGAAAGAGGACCTGAAAACTAAATCAGAAGATCTAGCCAAAATTTCAAAAATTACAGAAAAAGAATCTTTTTTAATATCTAGATTTAAAGATGAAAGCGTTTTTAAAGCATCAGTACCAGTAATATCAATAAGAGATATTATGAACGTGAAGAAAAATATAAGTATCAAAGCTATTTTAGAGGAACACAAACTATGA
- a CDS encoding NAD(P)H-dependent oxidoreductase encodes MIKILGIAGSIRKDSYNKALLINAKKVMPLDSELEIFDLKDIPIFNQDLEHDLPPVVKTLKMAVKNADGLLISTPEYNYSFSGVLKNAIDWITRPSEDNSISGKIVAIMSVSVGRFGGIRAQYHLRQVLTGLNTYTLTYPEIFVTFAEKKFDAQGNLTDLQAVELIKMLLNNMVSVCKTNALPKM; translated from the coding sequence ATGATCAAGATTTTAGGGATAGCAGGAAGCATAAGAAAAGATTCATATAACAAAGCATTGCTCATAAATGCCAAAAAAGTGATGCCTTTAGATTCAGAACTGGAAATATTCGATTTAAAAGATATTCCAATATTCAATCAAGATTTAGAACATGACCTTCCGCCTGTAGTTAAAACACTTAAAATGGCAGTAAAGAACGCAGATGGTTTGCTCATCAGCACACCTGAATACAATTACTCTTTTTCTGGAGTTTTAAAAAACGCAATAGACTGGATCACTAGACCTTCAGAAGACAATTCTATAAGTGGCAAGATTGTAGCGATAATGAGCGTATCCGTGGGCAGATTTGGAGGTATCAGAGCTCAATATCACCTGAGGCAGGTGCTTACAGGATTAAATACCTACACATTAACCTATCCAGAGATTTTCGTAACTTTTGCTGAAAAAAAATTTGATGCACAGGGCAATTTAACAGACTTGCAGGCAGTTGAGCTTATTAAAATGCTGCTAAATAACATGGTTTCTGTTTGTAAAACGAATGCTCTTCCAAAAATGTGA